One Micromonas commoda chromosome 5, complete sequence genomic window, gacgctcgcggcgtacgcggagcAGTTCGGGATCGAGTGAATCTTATTTTTTCATAAAGCGTTGTCAGGAATATCCGTAAGGTTGCACGTCACTCGGTCGTCGCGTCATTAGGCGGGTAGCGCGGGGGTCGGGGCGAtggccggggacgacgagctcctccgggggctcggcgtcaccgccagAGGGGAGCGTgagctcgcgcgggacgtgatccgcgacgccgcggcggccgcggcggcgcgcgaagacgcccggcgcggcggcgaccccgggcgggtcgacgggcacgtcgacgccgtctcgatcggcggtgacgggggcggcgcgggggcggccgagcgcgggcCGGGCGACGGGCCCGCGGCACGAAcgctcgcgcgccttcgcgacgagtccgagcgcctcgagagggagctcgcggcggtgcgcgatgccctcgacgaggttcggcgacgcaccctcgacggcgacgcccccgtcgacgccgcgctgcagaTCGCCGTGGGCGAGCGCCGGGTCCAGGGCCTCGCCGAcaagcgcgacgcgctcgacgcgaacctccgagaggcggaggagaacgccgtcgccgaggcgagcgagcgcgcgcgcgccagcccCGGGGCTCCAAAGTCCCCAACTCCCGGCATCGACACCAACACATCCGGAAAAAGCGACCAACCCACCGAAACCGCCGGTagacgccgagcccgccgagcccccgcggccgtcgtcgttcgcgaggacgacgacttcgacgcgctcatggACACCCTCGAGGGTCGAACCGCCGGTAACGGTAACAGCGCCCGGGGGGACATCGGCGagaccgagcgcgagcgcctcatCCGCACCGGCGTCATCACCccgttcgacgcgctcgccggcttCGAGAGGCGAgccaacgacgacgccgcggcggatgcgcacgtcgcgtcgatgtccgcgTGGAAagccggccgcggcgccacgAAACTCCTCgaaggcgacgccgtccccaAGCAGCGcccggaggcgagggagttCGGCAGGCGACCGAGGCggcacgccgcgcccgggctggacgccaaggtggcggcgaagaggagggAGTGGcggagagccgcggcggagcgggaggggggcggggcgggcgggtcgcgcggtaCGAACAAAAGCGGGGGCAAaacccgtcgacgccggcgccagagggacgcggcgtacagcagcgacgaggaagacTCCGACGAGGGGGActcggagacggcggaggaagaggagggggcggaggaggaggaggaggaggacggcgacggggattTCATCGTCCCAAAGGTTGACCCGGAATCGGCGCCCCGCTCCCTCCCTCGGTGGCCGTGTCCCGCGTGCACGTTCGCCAACCCCGGCGAAAGGGATGCGTGCGAGCTGTGCGAGACGCCCAGGCCCCCGGCggacgaccgttacgaccgttacgacgacgacgacgacgtgcagTTCGTGCGGGAGATTGCGGTGACGTCCaatcggcgccgacgccgacgacccgcccccgtttccgccgccgacccccAACCCCCGGCGCCCAAACGCGGACGTGGCCCCCGGGTGAAGACCGAGCCCTCTTCTTTGGGGGTCgatgcgcgtcgtccgtccgcggcgccgccgccgccgcggcgcgcggcgcgggtcgccgcgaggaacgccgggcgggcggcggcggcggaggcggacgggGAGGCGTTCGGCGATGGCAGCGAGTCCGAatacgccgacgacgacgacgacgccgacgccgacgacgatgacgatgacgaggttgaggaggaggaggagaccgagggcgacgaggacgcggggggagagggcgagggtgaggagcccccggcgcgcgccccgagatcccggcgcgcgccccgccgacaCCCCCGCCAGccggccgaggaggacgatgacgacgacgacgaggaggaggaggaggaggacatcATCTTCGACGGGGGCCTTCGCATCCCCTCGGGGACGTACGCCCGGCTCCTCGAGCACCAGCGCACGTCCATCAAGTGGCTCTGGGAGCTCCACTgccagcgcgcgggcgggatcATCGGCGACGAGATGGGCCTCGGGAAAACCGTGCAGGTGTCGGCGTTTCTGTGCGCGCTGGAGCGGAGCGGGCTGTACCGCCCCACCCTGGTGGTctgcccggcgacgatgctCCGGCAGTGGAGGCGGGAGCTCCGTGCGTGGGCACCGGCGCTCCGCCCGGTGATCCTGCACGAGTCTGCGGTGTCGCagagcgccctcgcggacgctcgcggaAACAAAAAGTCGGCCCGGCTCAAGCTGCTGCGCGATTGCGTAgccgacgcgaagggcgtcCTGCTGACCAC contains:
- a CDS encoding predicted protein yields the protein MAGDDELLRGLGVTARGERELARDVIRDAAAAAAAREDARRGGDPGRVDGHVDAVSIGGDGGGAGAAERGPGDGPAARTLARLRDESERLERELAAVRDALDEVRRRTLDGDAPVDAALQIAVGERRVQGLADKRDALDANLREAEENAVAEASERARASPGAPKSPTPGIDTNTSGKSDQPTETAGRRRARRAPAAVVVREDDDFDALMDTLEGRTAGNGNSARGDIGETERERLIRTGVITPFDALAGFERRANDDAAADAHVASMSAWKAGRGATKLLEGDAVPKQRPEAREFGRRPRRHAAPGLDAKVAAKRREWRRAAAEREGGGAGGSRGTNKSGGKTRRRRRQRDAAYSSDEEDSDEGDSETAEEEEGAEEEEEEDGDGDFIVPKVDPESAPRSLPRWPCPACTFANPGERDACELCETPRPPADDRYDRYDDDDDVQFVREIAVTSNRRRRRRPAPVSAADPQPPAPKRGRGPRVKTEPSSLGVDARRPSAAPPPPRRAARVAARNAGRAAAAEADGEAFGDGSESEYADDDDDADADDDDDDEVEEEEETEGDEDAGGEGEGEEPPARAPRSRRAPRRHPRQPAEEDDDDDDEEEEEEDIIFDGGLRIPSGTYARLLEHQRTSIKWLWELHCQRAGGIIGDEMGLGKTVQVSAFLCALERSGLYRPTLVVCPATMLRQWRRELRAWAPALRPVILHESAVSQSALADARGNKKSARLKLLRDCVADAKGVLLTTYEHLRLMRDHVLSVRWGYAVLDEGHKIRNPDADVTICAKQLQTVHRLIMTGAPIQNRLSELWSLFDFCFPGKLGTLPVFQAQFAVPIQLGGYSNASQQQVVTAYRCATMLKDLISPYLLRRMKADVNINLPKKTEQVLFCPMTGEQREAYRSYIHSRDVEEILEGRREALGGIDVLRKIVNHPDLLERTTQAHSEKYGEAERSGKLLVTEKVLGLWREQGHRCLLFSQTQQMLDILEAAIARAGYTYRRMDGTTPVSHRMRLIDEFNGDDDVFVFLLTTKVGGLGVNLTGADRVLLYDPDWNPSTDAQARERAWRIGQTKEVTVYRLITAGTIEEKVYHRQIYKEFLTSKVLKDPKQRRFFKAKDLADLFTWEEDNANTKPGKEDAIETAELFTEVEAEIRAADVAGSESDADDFRSDAAGEDGKVGTEKSAPEAGGWGAGDPDLVPNGVAPGGSVPGGPSRFRMERDRLVGSNNRDGGGGSGAAARDGGDAAIMRSLFGGGGDGGSGAAGTIRGAMNHDAIMGAAGGGRDHVTSGHHARVAAERTARAAAEAVRASSRGRANVAVPTWTGRSGAAGAPPGSGGGRFGRAPLGGGGGGGGGVGGAGIGAGIVGASRGGMGSQTLLQRIRERDAAAGTVTAMARGVSPGTDGDGGSVTDDESDGDAGGGATRADAEKILDDICRFLRDRPGGAAPTGLIVDAFGHAVRDKGLFRRLLKQAARLEKGAGTAQWVLRDHFA